From Bacteroidales bacterium:
GCAGTGTGACTTCCTGAAATCTTTGGCTGGCTGTAACCTTCACTCTTTTTCCATTGATATCCCATATCCAATGGCCGTCAACCTGTGCTGGTATTACCCAGAAATACACATCATCGTCCTCTCCTACTCTAAAATGTTTGTCGGGTTCCCAATCCCCCATGTCGAAATCATGTGATACCATCCGGGTGCCCGGAACCAGACTATCCAGGAGCTTCGACCGCAATTTCAGATTCACGGAGCTCAGCAAATACATGGTGACTACATTGGCCCTGCGAAAATCGGTGTTGAATACATTTTCCTGCAAAAACATGACCTGGTCTGAGACGCCGGCTTTTCTCGCATTCTCTTCCGATTCCCTTATACGTTCGGGATCAATATCCACACCATGCCCGTATGCGCCTTGCTGAGCAGCAGCAATCACAATACGTCCATCCCCCGAACCAAGATCAATGACATAATCTCCGGGTCCCACATCTGCAACCTCAAGCATTTCATTCACTACTTTGGTAGAGGTGGGAACATAAGGAACATCCAAATCCTGAGCCTTCAGTGGAAGGTTTATCCATGCTGTAAAAACTAAAATCATTGCCAGGCCGGAGAAAAACCCCTTTGCTGACGCGCTTCGCATAATAGTGCGTGTTTTAAACCATTTTACTGCGCTTGTTCCCATCTTCAACCGTATTTAAAAATTTGTACGGGTTAATATTACAAATTATAACGATAAAATTCAAAAAGAATACGCAAGGATTAAGGCCGGATTTGTATTTTTTCAAATTATATGTATATTTAAACATAAATAAAAACAATTTTCTCATAAATAATAAATTAATAATCAAATGAAAACAACAATTTTATTTTCAGCAATCTTATTTTTTGCTTTTTCTGTGCAGGCACAGGAAAAAGACAACACGCTCACTCCCGAAGCGTTTTCCCAGGGATGGGAACTGCTATTTGACGGAGAAACCCTGGATGGATGGAAAGCCTACAACGGTAATGAGCCACAAACCTGGGAAGTCAGGGATAATGCGATTTATTGCACCGGCAGTGGTGAGCATGGCGGAGACGACATCATGACCAAGGAAACATTCGGTGATTTCGACCTGAAGTTTGAATGGAAGATTGAAGAAGACGGCAACAGTGGCGTCATTTACAGGGTAAGAGAAGGCAAACAATGGAGCCAGCCCTATCTGACCGGCCCCGAATACCAGGTGTTTGATGAAAATGAAAATTATGACACCCATGCAGTGGGTTCCTTCTATGACGTGTATCCCCCTTCAAAGAATAAGAGAGTGAATCCGGCCATGGAATGGAACTCCGGAAGAATAAGGATATCCGACGGCCTGGTAACACATTGGGTGAACGGCGAAATCGTCATGCAGTGTAACATGAATTCAGAGGAATACAAGGAAAAGGTAGCCAATTCAAAATGGCACGATGATCCTTATTTCGGGAAATCACCCTTCGGGCACATCGATTTTCAGAATCACGGAGCACAGGTTTGGTACAAGAATGTGAAGATCAAACGACTGGATTGATACATTTTT
This genomic window contains:
- a CDS encoding methyltransferase domain-containing protein encodes the protein MILVFTAWINLPLKAQDLDVPYVPTSTKVVNEMLEVADVGPGDYVIDLGSGDGRIVIAAAQQGAYGHGVDIDPERIRESEENARKAGVSDQVMFLQENVFNTDFRRANVVTMYLLSSVNLKLRSKLLDSLVPGTRMVSHDFDMGDWEPDKHFRVGEDDDVYFWVIPAQVDGHWIWDINGKRVKVTASQRFQEVTL
- a CDS encoding DUF1080 domain-containing protein; the encoded protein is MKTTILFSAILFFAFSVQAQEKDNTLTPEAFSQGWELLFDGETLDGWKAYNGNEPQTWEVRDNAIYCTGSGEHGGDDIMTKETFGDFDLKFEWKIEEDGNSGVIYRVREGKQWSQPYLTGPEYQVFDENENYDTHAVGSFYDVYPPSKNKRVNPAMEWNSGRIRISDGLVTHWVNGEIVMQCNMNSEEYKEKVANSKWHDDPYFGKSPFGHIDFQNHGAQVWYKNVKIKRLD